A stretch of Schistocerca americana isolate TAMUIC-IGC-003095 chromosome 3, iqSchAmer2.1, whole genome shotgun sequence DNA encodes these proteins:
- the LOC124607304 gene encoding cuticle protein 18.7-like has product MKLLVVLVSVVCAVSARPGYLAGAGLLGLGLPVPAANVVLGAGGVPLDTPEVVAARITHAAQVAGAQVGIPPAAVIPGDTPAVAAARATHLAQVAGEQIGIPSSLVIPGDTPAVAAAKVSHAAAVATTAVRDATAAALGGAHLLGVGVPAVAAAPGVLAHLHAKAALLG; this is encoded by the exons atGAAGCTCTTG GTGGTGCTGGTGAGCGTGGTGTGCGCCGTGAGCGCGCGGCCCGGCTACTTGGCGGGCGCCGGCCTGCTGGGTCTGGGGCTGCCCGTGCCGGCGGCCAACGTCGTGCTGGGGGCGGGCGGCGTGCCGCTGGACACCCCCGAGGTGGTGGCGGCCAGGATCACTCACGCCGCCCAGGTGGCCGGCGCACAGGTCGGCATCCCGCCCGCCGCCGTCATCCCGGGGGACAcgcccgccgtcgccgccgccagg GCTACCCATCTGGCTCAGGTAGCTGGTGAGCAGATAGGAATCCCTTCCTCCCTCGTGATCCCTGGTGACACCCCCGCTGTTGCCGCCGCTAAG GTGTCTCACGCGGCTGCCGTGGCCACGACGGCAGTGCGCGACGCGACGGCGGCGGCGCTGGGCGGCGCCCACCTGCTGGGAGTGGGCGTTCCCGCAGTCGCCGCGGCGCCCGGCGTCCTGGCGCACCTGCACGCCAAGGCCGCGCTGCTCGGCTGA